The following coding sequences lie in one Myxococcales bacterium genomic window:
- a CDS encoding FAD-binding protein produces MGRAVSASTQLPTLVVGEGIAGQTTALELARLGVPVLLLARAPAEDAESSARHDGIDAALGEDDDPARHLEDLLDITGAESRPFLESMTSDAPELVSWLLSLDVPFERTRQDELAFEQLAGSSRARSLHAGCLTARHVSRRLSQLLLGYEARGKFERHTACGVVDLLLDAEGRAVGVLVRSFATGEVSALRAHGVCLCSGGHAGLFVADTLSPPSLGAVTGVALGHGARLLSPERVSWHPHAYRAGGFVRKLPRRLESLGAKVDAGLLDLTAIDRAPLRIAAGPALESYSRVTGSDAYSEPIVVSRTPDRTLGGLFIGHDTDPESPLCHNTTIPGLYAAGGITGAYFGQATTPGTPLLAALHGGKRAARAVARFRDKTAAATGDTERLARDAEKQALLRTERLLERKSKSDDTPAKVAHELRQAMAQHLAATLATAELRHKLDELEGRLEEVGLGDDAYVANQALAAFDELSPALALARAIAVVIEADTSNDAVAGAAASEPAPEAP; encoded by the coding sequence ATGGGGCGCGCAGTGAGCGCCAGCACCCAGCTTCCGACGCTCGTCGTCGGCGAGGGCATTGCCGGGCAAACCACGGCCCTGGAGCTGGCGCGCCTGGGTGTTCCCGTGTTGCTGCTGGCTCGAGCGCCCGCTGAAGACGCCGAGAGCAGCGCGCGGCATGACGGGATCGACGCGGCGCTCGGCGAAGACGACGACCCCGCCCGGCACCTGGAAGACTTGCTCGACATCACAGGCGCCGAGTCGCGGCCGTTTCTCGAGTCGATGACCAGCGATGCACCGGAGCTCGTGAGCTGGCTGCTCTCCCTGGACGTGCCCTTCGAGCGCACGCGCCAAGACGAGCTGGCGTTCGAGCAGCTCGCCGGCTCGAGTCGCGCGCGCAGTCTGCACGCGGGCTGCCTCACGGCTCGCCACGTCAGCCGCCGACTCTCTCAACTTCTGCTCGGCTACGAGGCGCGCGGAAAGTTCGAGCGTCACACGGCGTGTGGAGTCGTGGATCTCTTGCTCGACGCCGAGGGGCGCGCGGTTGGAGTGCTGGTCCGATCTTTCGCCACGGGTGAGGTGTCCGCGCTTCGAGCGCACGGGGTCTGCCTGTGCAGCGGCGGACACGCCGGGCTGTTCGTTGCCGACACACTCTCTCCACCATCGCTCGGCGCAGTCACGGGCGTGGCGCTCGGACACGGCGCGCGGTTGCTGTCCCCCGAGCGAGTGAGCTGGCACCCTCACGCCTATCGCGCGGGCGGCTTCGTCAGGAAGCTGCCCCGGCGCCTCGAGAGTCTGGGCGCGAAGGTCGACGCGGGACTCCTGGATCTCACCGCCATCGATCGCGCGCCGCTCCGGATCGCGGCTGGACCCGCGCTCGAGAGCTACAGTCGCGTGACCGGCTCGGATGCCTATTCGGAGCCGATCGTGGTGTCGCGCACACCGGATCGGACGCTAGGGGGTCTGTTCATCGGCCACGATACGGACCCGGAGTCACCGCTCTGCCACAACACTACCATTCCGGGGCTGTACGCCGCGGGAGGGATCACGGGCGCGTATTTCGGGCAGGCAACCACGCCGGGCACGCCGCTCTTGGCCGCGCTGCACGGGGGCAAACGCGCGGCTCGGGCCGTGGCGCGTTTCCGCGACAAAACCGCCGCCGCGACCGGCGACACCGAGCGCTTGGCCCGTGACGCAGAAAAGCAGGCGTTGCTGCGGACCGAGCGTCTGCTCGAACGAAAGAGCAAGAGTGACGATACACCCGCAAAGGTCGCGCACGAGCTGCGGCAGGCGATGGCCCAGCACCTGGCCGCGACCCTCGCAACGGCGGAGCTAAGACACAAACTCGACGAGCTCGAGGGGCGCCTCGAGGAAGTCGGCCTGGGTGACGATGCCTACGTGGCCAACCAGGCTCTCGCCGCCTTCGACGAGCTGTCGCCCGCGCTCGCACTCGCGCGGGCCATCGCTGTCGTCATCGAAGCCGACACGAGCAACGACGCTGTCGCCGGCGCGGCAGCATCGGAACCAGCTCCGGAGGCGCCATGA
- a CDS encoding 4Fe-4S dicluster domain-containing protein: MSEKLVLRILRQDSPAELETRRFEEFEVEGAAGDSIATALHTIAKHPVTREGKPVAPIAFESNCRADGCSACTMLVNGHVRPACRTPLHEARPKRGSIVLEPLSKFPVVRDLIVDKARLRTARLKLGAWLDAEAEGPLPVPRALAGFDRCTECGACVEACPETSNAAFVGAAALNEVSFLNRTGAGAARGAARLAAAMAAGGVASCGKARVCVEVCPERMPLFDSILDLEHNTTRLWLRTLLRR; encoded by the coding sequence ATGAGCGAAAAGCTGGTGCTGCGTATCTTGCGTCAGGACTCGCCCGCTGAGCTCGAGACCCGTCGCTTCGAAGAGTTCGAGGTCGAGGGCGCAGCCGGGGACAGCATCGCGACGGCGCTGCACACGATCGCCAAGCACCCCGTTACCCGCGAAGGCAAACCCGTGGCGCCGATCGCGTTCGAGTCCAACTGCCGCGCCGATGGCTGCAGCGCCTGTACGATGCTGGTCAACGGACACGTGCGACCCGCGTGTCGCACGCCGCTCCACGAGGCCCGCCCCAAGCGCGGGAGCATCGTGCTCGAGCCGCTGAGCAAGTTCCCGGTCGTGCGCGATCTGATCGTCGACAAGGCTCGACTCCGCACCGCCCGGCTGAAGCTCGGCGCCTGGCTGGACGCGGAAGCGGAAGGCCCGCTCCCGGTCCCGCGAGCCTTGGCTGGGTTCGATCGCTGCACGGAGTGTGGAGCCTGCGTCGAGGCCTGTCCCGAGACGTCGAATGCAGCCTTCGTCGGCGCGGCCGCGCTCAACGAAGTGAGTTTCCTGAACCGGACCGGCGCCGGCGCGGCGCGGGGCGCGGCTCGCCTCGCGGCCGCAATGGCAGCAGGCGGCGTCGCGAGCTGCGGAAAAGCTCGTGTTTGCGTCGAGGTCTGCCCGGAGCGCATGCCGCTCTTCGACTCGATCCTGGACCTGGAACACAACACCACTCGACTCTGGCTCCGGACCCTATTACGCCGCTGA
- a CDS encoding DUF1624 domain-containing protein codes for MAASSATNRSEPGLDLYRALVVLMMFVVHAHRLQSGPGSGQLERSLAFFMWAEPYIAASFLFIAGVALVLAHQKLGAGLLRKVAGRAVGLYVLASVLFVPQFGVEFPDLLVSPGILSAIAIAVFVCAAALVSRAPRASLAAITCVVLGTTAWLDWSGATVPGLNAGPGGAIPLIAFTGMGALFALSRARNGSRTPGIAFAISVVLFVVVIASGARWTTERSSFYGVHDGLLALDSLGAAGPKRAVSFWNHSALGALGLCLPLGASLLGLLRIGRGLAQTRPLYPLLALGRHALLAYIAHLGVLGVVELSGAAPATSTGTWGLVALLSAGALAGSVALDGFQRARRARARQA; via the coding sequence TTGGCGGCAAGTTCCGCCACAAACCGCAGCGAGCCGGGGCTCGATCTCTACCGCGCGCTCGTGGTGTTGATGATGTTCGTCGTACATGCGCACCGCCTGCAGAGCGGGCCTGGGAGTGGCCAGCTCGAGCGCAGCCTCGCGTTTTTCATGTGGGCCGAGCCGTACATCGCCGCGTCGTTCTTGTTCATCGCTGGTGTGGCCCTGGTGCTGGCGCACCAGAAGCTGGGGGCGGGCTTGCTGCGGAAGGTCGCCGGGCGCGCCGTGGGTCTGTACGTGCTCGCGAGCGTGCTGTTCGTGCCGCAGTTCGGCGTCGAGTTTCCTGACCTGCTCGTGTCACCGGGGATCTTGTCGGCGATCGCCATCGCCGTGTTCGTATGCGCGGCAGCGCTCGTCAGCCGTGCTCCGAGAGCAAGTCTCGCGGCAATCACCTGCGTCGTGCTCGGCACCACCGCCTGGCTCGACTGGAGTGGCGCGACCGTCCCTGGGCTCAACGCTGGCCCCGGGGGTGCGATTCCGCTGATCGCTTTCACCGGCATGGGCGCGCTCTTCGCGCTGAGCCGCGCGCGCAACGGGTCACGCACGCCAGGCATTGCTTTCGCGATTTCCGTCGTGCTGTTCGTCGTCGTGATTGCGAGCGGCGCGCGCTGGACCACGGAGCGGAGCTCCTTTTACGGCGTGCACGACGGCTTGCTCGCGCTCGACTCCCTCGGCGCGGCGGGTCCAAAGCGCGCGGTCTCGTTCTGGAACCACTCCGCGCTCGGCGCGCTTGGACTGTGCCTGCCGCTCGGCGCCTCGTTGCTCGGCCTCTTGCGCATTGGCAGAGGGCTGGCGCAAACGCGGCCTCTCTACCCGCTGCTTGCGCTGGGACGCCACGCGCTGCTCGCCTACATCGCACACCTCGGAGTGCTCGGGGTCGTCGAGCTGAGCGGCGCCGCGCCCGCTACTTCCACCGGAACTTGGGGCCTGGTCGCCCTGCTCTCGGCTGGCGCGCTGGCGGGGTCCGTGGCACTCGACGGATTCCAGCGGGCACGGCGCGCGCGCGCACGGCAGGCTTAG
- a CDS encoding protein kinase, whose product MTEIAEGTEVTPSIRLKRRLSAGGMGSVWIADHSTLKTEVVVKFLHDRLAEDPTSQARFAREASAASQVKSPHVVQMFDHGVMEGGHPFIVMELLEGRDLAQEIRRGVLAPALVAHILEHISLALGRAHSRNIVHRDIKPNNIFLCDVGGSQPFVKLLDFGIAREGDHNLTTTGHLVGTPAFMSPEQLSGRPVDAQSDLWSLAMVALKALTGKNPYERPTIPETLGAVVHGDVPVPSAFAPDLPAGVDAWFARACARDPSQRFGSAAELSEAFWLAIGMPKLPISSPTASSGPISAGLPTVSITPAEPITEGTLRSTVDGRSHVGSLAPPAPGPRRRALSAIAAVAVLVVVGGVSFRFGAASPPAPARLQVALGTFAETARGSRALATPRAVESSAPTASGAPTPSSAPAARVPALRPPHKTVAPRPKPKDDDDVGF is encoded by the coding sequence GTGACAGAGATCGCCGAGGGGACGGAGGTCACTCCGTCGATCCGCCTCAAGCGCCGCTTGAGCGCCGGCGGCATGGGTTCGGTCTGGATCGCGGATCACAGCACGCTCAAGACCGAGGTGGTGGTGAAATTCCTCCACGACCGCCTGGCCGAAGATCCAACCAGCCAGGCGCGTTTTGCTCGCGAGGCTTCGGCTGCGTCGCAGGTCAAGAGCCCCCACGTGGTCCAGATGTTCGACCACGGAGTGATGGAAGGCGGACACCCCTTCATTGTCATGGAGTTGCTCGAGGGTCGAGACCTGGCCCAGGAGATCCGCCGCGGAGTCCTGGCTCCGGCGCTGGTCGCGCACATCCTCGAGCACATCTCCCTGGCGCTTGGGCGCGCGCACTCCCGCAACATCGTCCACCGCGACATCAAACCCAACAACATCTTCTTGTGCGATGTTGGAGGCAGCCAACCGTTCGTGAAGCTGCTCGACTTCGGGATTGCGCGCGAGGGCGATCACAACCTGACCACCACCGGACACCTGGTCGGCACGCCCGCGTTCATGAGCCCCGAGCAACTGTCGGGAAGGCCGGTCGATGCCCAGAGTGATCTGTGGTCGCTGGCGATGGTGGCGCTGAAGGCGCTGACCGGAAAAAACCCGTACGAGCGTCCGACCATTCCGGAGACCCTGGGCGCCGTCGTTCACGGTGACGTGCCCGTGCCCTCGGCGTTCGCTCCCGACCTGCCCGCCGGAGTGGATGCGTGGTTCGCGCGGGCGTGTGCGCGCGATCCCAGTCAGCGTTTTGGCAGCGCAGCGGAGCTTTCGGAAGCCTTCTGGTTGGCGATCGGCATGCCGAAGCTCCCGATCTCCTCGCCCACCGCGAGCTCGGGGCCAATTTCTGCCGGTCTGCCGACGGTATCGATCACCCCCGCGGAGCCCATCACCGAGGGCACGTTGCGGTCGACGGTCGATGGCCGCTCACACGTGGGCAGTCTCGCGCCGCCCGCGCCGGGACCCCGCCGCCGCGCGCTATCCGCAATTGCTGCGGTCGCGGTCTTGGTCGTGGTCGGCGGAGTTTCGTTCCGTTTCGGCGCGGCATCCCCTCCGGCTCCGGCACGGCTGCAGGTTGCGCTCGGGACCTTCGCCGAAACAGCGCGAGGCTCCCGGGCATTGGCCACGCCTCGTGCCGTGGAGAGCTCGGCACCGACCGCCTCGGGCGCGCCGACGCCTTCGAGCGCTCCGGCAGCGCGGGTACCGGCACTGCGCCCGCCGCACAAAACCGTGGCGCCGCGGCCGAAGCCCAAGGACGACGATGACGTCGGTTTCTAG
- a CDS encoding pyridoxal phosphate-dependent aminotransferase, producing the protein MARAVASARARGAPLIDLSQSNPTAVGLPYERERIIAALTDAALLSYEPMPFGLDSARGAVAAELARDGLAVPAERVVLTASTSEAYAFAFQLLCDPGDEMLVPAPSYPLLEHLATLSSVRLVPYALAYDGAWHVDLDSLARARSEASKAVVVVNPNNPTGNYLKRNELESIAALGLPILSDEVFARYPLTDDANRVTSALSTDRVLVLSLGGLSKLCAMPQLKLGWMLLGGPATAVAEALGRLELICDSYLSVAAQVQHALPELFAAARSTTDAIRARARGNLRMLRELIVDAPLSLLHVEGGWYATLRLPRVKSEEEWCVGLIEHAGVLVQPGWFFDFSDEPWAVVSLLTAPEEFSRGVTALLAHVRSCTDAVGGC; encoded by the coding sequence ATGGCTCGCGCAGTGGCTTCCGCGCGCGCGCGCGGGGCACCGCTGATTGACCTCAGTCAATCGAACCCGACCGCGGTCGGCCTGCCGTACGAGCGCGAGCGCATCATCGCTGCACTGACTGACGCGGCGCTCCTGAGCTACGAGCCGATGCCTTTCGGGCTCGATTCGGCGCGCGGGGCGGTGGCGGCCGAGCTGGCGAGAGATGGGCTCGCGGTCCCGGCCGAGCGCGTCGTGCTGACCGCGAGCACCAGCGAGGCCTACGCTTTCGCGTTTCAGCTTCTGTGTGATCCCGGTGACGAGATGCTGGTGCCGGCCCCGAGTTATCCGCTGCTGGAGCACCTGGCGACGCTGTCCAGTGTGCGGCTGGTGCCGTACGCCCTGGCTTACGACGGGGCGTGGCACGTCGACCTCGACTCCCTCGCGCGCGCCCGCTCCGAGGCGAGCAAGGCGGTGGTCGTCGTCAACCCGAACAACCCCACCGGCAATTATCTGAAGCGGAACGAGCTCGAGTCCATTGCCGCTCTCGGGCTGCCCATCCTCAGCGACGAGGTCTTCGCGCGGTACCCGCTCACCGACGATGCGAACCGAGTGACCAGCGCGCTGTCGACCGATCGAGTGCTGGTACTTTCCTTGGGTGGGTTGTCGAAGCTGTGTGCGATGCCACAGCTCAAGCTGGGCTGGATGTTGCTCGGGGGGCCGGCAACCGCGGTTGCGGAAGCGCTCGGGCGTCTGGAGCTGATCTGCGATTCGTATCTGTCGGTGGCGGCCCAGGTGCAACACGCACTGCCCGAGTTGTTCGCGGCTGCTCGAAGCACGACCGACGCGATCCGAGCGCGCGCGCGGGGCAACCTGCGGATGCTCCGCGAGTTGATCGTCGACGCGCCGCTGAGTTTGTTGCACGTCGAGGGCGGTTGGTACGCAACGCTGCGCTTGCCCCGGGTGAAGTCGGAGGAAGAGTGGTGTGTCGGCCTGATCGAACACGCGGGGGTACTGGTTCAGCCCGGTTGGTTCTTCGACTTCTCGGATGAACCCTGGGCCGTGGTCTCACTGCTCACGGCTCCCGAGGAATTTTCGCGCGGCGTGACGGCGCTGTTGGCGCACGTGCGGAGCTGCACGGACGCCGTAGGCGGTTGCTGA
- a CDS encoding nuclear transport factor 2 family protein translates to MDAPCPRSAPCYRQRVSTVEAEVLAANAAFYAAFAERDIERMLELWASDHAVACIHPGWQILRGHAQVAASWRAILENPGAPAVEHRDAAASVIGDTAIVTCTEELPDVELAATNVFARESGAWKLVHHQAGPSRPHTEPDFDPGLLN, encoded by the coding sequence ATGGACGCCCCGTGCCCTCGTAGCGCCCCATGCTACCGTCAGCGCGTGAGCACGGTGGAGGCAGAAGTCCTGGCTGCCAACGCAGCCTTCTACGCCGCCTTCGCCGAGCGTGACATCGAGCGCATGCTCGAGCTCTGGGCGAGCGATCACGCCGTGGCCTGCATCCACCCCGGTTGGCAGATCCTGCGCGGGCACGCCCAGGTTGCGGCCAGCTGGCGCGCAATTCTGGAGAACCCCGGCGCACCTGCGGTCGAGCACCGGGACGCAGCGGCGTCGGTGATCGGAGACACCGCCATCGTTACTTGCACGGAGGAGCTACCGGACGTCGAGCTGGCCGCAACGAACGTGTTCGCCCGCGAGAGCGGCGCCTGGAAGCTGGTCCACCATCAGGCCGGTCCTTCACGCCCGCACACGGAGCCGGACTTCGACCCCGGCCTCTTGAACTGA
- a CDS encoding serine/threonine protein kinase: protein MKPEAAPDLTSGTSVGQYTIKRRIGSGGMGEVYEAVHTGLGKRVAIKTLRRAYAENEIVVTRFLREGQLASRIRHPHIVDATDVGMIDGLPCLVMEYLDGESLHAYFRREGALDVSRLADLMVPVLAAVEAAHAQGVVHRDLKPANIFLAQGWSGELTPKVLDFGISKVVQEAAPSDLTTDSTFLGSPHYVSPELARGDRDLDGRADQYSLGVILYEGSTGVRPFAQKADTFMGLMYAIAQGDFPAPHTHRPGLPIDFERIVLRAMARQKNDRFPNVAALGRALLPFASPRTRTIWEAQFGAMSSPVHPDVTVPDLQRVPYEETGGTLGQSASALRTGAEPAARPLGMAWWTLASVAAALVGLGVTFGASKLVSMAKNRDGGNDEVEVVEGLGVSSQSYTVSVKVKPEAASIELDRRVIGTGGFTSTFKSDGKTHKLVITAPGHVTHSIEFDATTKVPEQIVLQPLETEAPKPAKTGKPTAPRPAPVAPKPPPTATGAKGSGLKTDNVDPWAEK from the coding sequence ATGAAACCCGAAGCAGCCCCCGACCTGACCTCCGGCACGTCCGTCGGTCAGTACACGATCAAGCGTCGCATCGGCTCTGGCGGGATGGGTGAGGTGTACGAGGCCGTTCACACGGGTCTGGGCAAACGCGTAGCGATCAAGACCCTGCGCCGCGCCTACGCCGAGAACGAGATCGTCGTCACCCGCTTCCTCCGCGAGGGGCAGCTCGCATCACGCATCCGGCACCCGCACATCGTCGACGCCACCGACGTCGGCATGATCGACGGCCTCCCCTGCCTGGTGATGGAGTACCTGGACGGGGAGTCGCTGCACGCCTATTTCCGTCGCGAGGGCGCGCTCGACGTATCCCGCCTCGCCGACTTGATGGTGCCGGTGCTGGCCGCGGTCGAAGCCGCTCACGCGCAAGGGGTCGTGCACCGCGACCTGAAACCCGCGAACATCTTCCTGGCTCAGGGCTGGAGCGGCGAGCTCACACCAAAGGTGTTGGACTTCGGCATTTCGAAGGTGGTGCAAGAGGCCGCGCCCTCCGATCTGACGACCGACTCGACCTTCCTCGGCTCCCCTCACTACGTCTCGCCCGAGCTGGCGCGAGGTGATCGCGACCTGGACGGCCGCGCGGATCAGTACTCGCTGGGTGTGATCTTGTACGAAGGTTCGACGGGTGTCCGCCCCTTCGCGCAGAAGGCGGACACGTTCATGGGTTTGATGTACGCCATCGCCCAGGGTGATTTCCCAGCGCCCCACACGCACCGGCCCGGGTTACCCATCGACTTCGAGCGCATCGTGCTGCGGGCCATGGCGCGCCAGAAGAACGATCGCTTTCCCAACGTCGCGGCGCTCGGCCGGGCGCTGCTGCCGTTCGCCAGCCCGCGAACGCGCACCATCTGGGAGGCGCAGTTCGGCGCCATGTCGTCCCCGGTCCACCCCGACGTCACGGTTCCCGATCTGCAGCGTGTCCCCTACGAGGAGACCGGCGGAACCTTGGGGCAGAGCGCCAGCGCGCTCCGCACCGGCGCGGAACCCGCGGCCCGCCCACTCGGAATGGCCTGGTGGACACTGGCGAGCGTTGCCGCGGCGCTGGTCGGACTGGGTGTCACGTTCGGGGCGTCGAAGCTGGTCTCGATGGCGAAAAATCGCGATGGCGGTAACGACGAGGTGGAGGTCGTCGAAGGCCTCGGCGTGAGCAGCCAGAGCTACACGGTGAGTGTGAAGGTAAAACCCGAGGCGGCGAGCATCGAGCTCGACCGACGTGTGATCGGCACGGGTGGCTTCACCAGCACCTTCAAGTCGGATGGCAAGACCCACAAGCTGGTCATCACCGCGCCCGGACACGTCACACACTCGATCGAGTTCGACGCCACCACGAAGGTGCCAGAGCAGATCGTGCTGCAGCCGCTGGAGACCGAAGCGCCGAAACCCGCCAAGACCGGCAAACCGACCGCTCCGAGACCCGCACCTGTCGCGCCGAAACCGCCCCCGACTGCCACGGGCGCGAAGGGCAGCGGGCTGAAGACGGACAACGTCGACCCGTGGGCTGAAAAGTGA
- a CDS encoding tetratricopeptide repeat protein, with product MRAASVVLIALAVVGASPTARAKPDSGGSSDDARARELYKKGDAAYAEGRYEDALTAFQEAYRLSQRSPLLFNIGNALERLGKLADAADALEKYLPHAKPAEKDVISKRVENLRKRAEEQAKKKPKAPVVEDEPDEPEPKKHRRKRAAEPEDSEPEKPKAASPTRDQANPSADSGGSTLGYVLVGAGSVAIGTGAVFGLMALSARKDADAACKQSGGQTLCGESARSALDRDKRYSLIADLGMGIGLVSAGVGFYLLVSEPSSESKTAARSRFVADVEASPSGGMLRVRGRL from the coding sequence GTGAGGGCCGCCTCCGTCGTTCTGATCGCGCTCGCGGTCGTGGGCGCCAGTCCCACCGCGCGAGCCAAACCCGACAGCGGAGGCTCGAGCGACGACGCGCGCGCGCGGGAGCTCTACAAGAAGGGCGACGCCGCCTACGCGGAAGGGCGCTACGAGGACGCGCTCACCGCATTTCAGGAGGCCTACCGCCTGAGCCAGCGTTCACCGCTGCTGTTCAACATCGGCAACGCGCTCGAACGCCTGGGCAAGCTCGCGGACGCAGCCGACGCCCTCGAGAAGTATCTGCCCCACGCCAAGCCTGCGGAGAAGGACGTCATCTCGAAGCGCGTCGAGAACCTCCGCAAGCGCGCGGAGGAACAGGCGAAGAAGAAGCCGAAGGCGCCGGTCGTCGAGGACGAACCGGATGAGCCGGAACCGAAAAAACACCGCCGAAAACGCGCGGCGGAACCCGAGGACTCCGAACCTGAAAAACCCAAGGCCGCGTCGCCGACCCGCGACCAGGCCAATCCCAGTGCCGACTCGGGGGGCTCGACACTCGGCTACGTGCTCGTGGGTGCCGGCAGCGTCGCCATCGGCACCGGAGCCGTGTTTGGTCTGATGGCGCTGTCCGCGCGCAAAGACGCCGACGCGGCGTGTAAACAGTCCGGCGGTCAGACGCTGTGCGGCGAGTCCGCCAGGTCGGCGCTCGATCGCGACAAACGCTACTCGTTGATTGCGGATCTGGGCATGGGCATCGGCCTCGTCAGTGCCGGCGTGGGTTTCTATCTCCTCGTGAGCGAACCAAGCAGCGAGAGCAAGACCGCTGCACGATCCCGCTTTGTCGCCGACGTCGAGGCATCACCATCGGGGGGGATGTTGCGTGTCCGCGGTCGGCTCTGA